The genomic stretch tctcgaatttataagaatttttttttttttttaatctttttgatCATTTCATgggtaattttatctttttgtatgACAAAATAGGTATTAAGagtaaaaaagcggttataatTAGCGGTTACTGACTAAAACCGTTGActgtaaccgcctaggcggttaataaaatttttaatttactaaccacctaggcggttagcggttaaccgttttttaaaggaaaaaaaaaattaaaaaatttgtgctCGGTTCGACTCGCCATTCTCCCTGGCTAGCCGAGTACTCAAAGCTTGGCTCTGGGCTCACCCAACTTAAGTCCTTGACTAAGGCAATATTTAGAGAATTAGGGAAGGATAtgtgctttatatatataagtgaaggTGGGAgtggtagatttttttttttcgatgtgAGACAAACAAAAAGCAATTGAAAACACTTATAGTTGTCCGTGTGAGAGTCTGAGACAAGGCCAAGAGGCAAATTGAAAACCTCACTCTCTTTGCGTCAGTGTTCTTGGCTTCATGCCCAACTCATCTTTTAAAAAACTTTACATTATAtaacatacaaacaatatatttttattgtatattaaataaattatatacaattAATACATATTCACTAATATTActtaataagaaatatataaaaaatatatatataaaaaaaaaaaaaagcagttagcAGGCAGTTATTAACCACCcacattttcacccctaattaggtacattgcaattttttagtGATTTACGAACATtgtttcaattaaaagtttgaaaatgatatgtataattttttatttattttttctattttttattgaaagaagaCGAGAGTTTCGTTTGAATATATAAGGGGATGGGATCCTCTACAATTCTATGCTTCTAAGGgataaagaataatgttattttccATACTAATTTAACACATTCATTATATATCCATCAACATGACgtgttttaaatgacttttCGTGCCAATCGCTTAAAAAAACAGAAGCGTTAACCACTTAAAACAATGCAAGTCAACTAGTACATAGTGAGTAagaaaaatagcataaactcAATGAGAGACTAACTTGGGAGCAACATTTTACAAGGACAATTGAACTGAGATcatcctcaagaggtagctcaatcggttgggaccgcGTCTAATGAagtgaaagtcactagttcgaatctctttctccctcttgtGCTTGTGcagatatgttaaaaaaaaaaaaaaaaaaattgaactgagATCCCTTATATTTGGAATACATAATATTACCCATATTTCCTCTGTTTTGAATGGCTCTATCTCACATCTCCCCTTTAATTTATCCTTCCTTCCCTTTTAAACGTGAAATCTGTGTCCAGAAAAATTTCCTATGTATCATGACATGGCACACAGTCAAGGCCCACCTGTATTGACTACCCTCTATGGCCCCACATGATTGCCAAGTAATCACAATCGTTTGGATCCTAACACAAACTCTCTTCCACAGTATTGGATAAGGAAAATCTTCCAAGCCTCGGTAGAGATAACagaaaaaaacacaaccacACCCACTTTTCCATCTCCATGGCCACCATATTCTCACCCTCAGCCCTCctcccctcctcctcctccaccaccaccacaaaaCCACCACAAACTCCACCCTTGAGCAAACCCCACCTACCTATCCCACCCACCAAACCTCCCCTAACTGCCTTATTAACTACCACTCTAACTGCCACAGCCCTTGCCACCACACTCCTCACCACTCCTCCTCCTTCCCTAGCTGACTCTCCACCCACAGCCTATCGCCTCTACTACGGCACTGCCGCTAGCGCAGCCAACTACGGCGGCTACGGCGGCAACTCCGACAAGAAAGCCTCTGCCGAGTACATCTACGACATACCGGACGGTTGGAAAGAGCGGTTGGTCTCAAAGGTTGAGAAGGGAACGAATGGCACCGACAGCGAATTCTACAACCCAAAGAAAAGGTCGTTTTTCACGTAACATCGTTTCAATTATATGACAGTCATATAACGGAACTGAATTTAGTTGTTTATCAACATTGTA from Corylus avellana chromosome ca1, CavTom2PMs-1.0 encodes the following:
- the LOC132178063 gene encoding thylakoid lumenal 19 kDa protein, chloroplastic, which gives rise to MATIFSPSALLPSSSSTTTTKPPQTPPLSKPHLPIPPTKPPLTALLTTTLTATALATTLLTTPPPSLADSPPTAYRLYYGTAASAANYGGYGGNSDKKASAEYIYDIPDGWKERLVSKVEKGTNGTDSEFYNPKKRSEREYLTFLAGFRQLAPKDAVLNNLALSDVDLQDLIASADRVTSEERKDESGQVYYVYEVDGVAAHSLISVTCANNKLYAHFVNAPTPEWNKDRDMLRHVHESFKTVGSF